The Nostoc cf. commune SO-36 genomic sequence GATGGTGCTGTAAATCGGTTACTTCCTTCTAAAATTGCCAATTGGCTAATTCGTAATACTACTAGCGTGAATATTCATGATTATGGCTGTTCGCTGAAAGCCTATCGTGCAGAACTGTTGGCAGATATGAACCTCTACGGAGAATTACATCGATTTTTACCTGCTTTGGCGTATATCGAAGGAGCGAGAATTACTGAAATGCCAGTGCGTCATCATGCCCGTCGCTTTGGCCAAAGCAAATATGGGATTTGGCGGACATTCCGCGTGTTGATGGATTTGTTAACCATCCTGTTTATGAAAAAATTTCTCACCCGCCCGATGCACGTTTTTGGGCTGTTGGGTTTGATTTCAATGTTTTCGGGAACTGCGATCGGAATTTACTTGACTTTTGTTAAATTGGCTTTAGGCGAGATGATTGGCAATCGCCCCTTGCTAATTTTAGCAGTTCTCCTCTTAGTAACAGGAGTGCAGTTATTTTGCTTCGGTCTTTTAGCAGAATTGCTCATGCGTACATACCATGAATCCCAAGGACGGCCTATTTATCGGGTGCGAGAGGTAGTAGCAAAAAATGTTAAGTAAGGTAACAATAGTAGTTATTGGTCATTCGTCATTAGTCATTGGTCATTAGTAAATAGTTCTGACAATTCAGGTTATGTGGAAAAGCTAACGATTAACCTAACCCCCTAACCCCCTTACCGCATCGGTAAGGGGGAAATTCAAAGTCTCTCTCCTTTTGGGAGAGAGAAATAGAAGTGAGGTTTTCCAGATGCCGTGAAAAGTCAGTTAAATAATTAAGAGTAAATATTGATTGACTCTAAACAAATGACAAATGACAAAGGACAAAAAACTATTTAAATTGCATCTACCTTGAAAGCATTTAATACCTTTGACGCCGAACTACGAAGCAACCTGCTTGTTTTATTTACGGCAGGTTTATTATTCTGGTCGAGCTTGTCTTTGCTCTTACCAACACTACCGCTTTACATCGATGATGTGGGCGCAAGTAAGCAAGAAATTGGGATTGTTATGGGCAGTTTCGCCATTGGGTTATTGCTATCTCGCCCAATGTTGGGACGGTTAGCTGATGAACGTGGCCGAAAAAGTGTCTTGTTGATTGGTACGATAGTAGCTGCGATCGCACCCTTTGGTTATCTGGCAACTCAATCTCTTGGGTTATTAATCTTGGTGCGGATTTTTCACGGCATTAGTGTTGCCGCTTTTACCACTGGCTACAGTGCCTTAGTCGCAGATTTAGCTCCCGCCGAAACTCGTGGCGAAATCATTGGTTACATGACCTTAGCAACTCCCCTTGGTTTAGCAATTGGCCCCGCCTTGGGTGGGTATTTGGAAGCTACAAGTGGTTACGGGATATTATTTCTCTTCTGTGCCGAATTGGGTTTTGTCGCTCTCTTACAGATTGTACAAGTCACAAATCCGCCAGTGCAAACACGGGAACAAACAGATAATCGTAATTTTTGGCAAGTTTTGGCCAGTCCACAGGTAAGAGTTCCAACTATAGTTATGTTACTGGTTGGTTTGTCCGTTGGTGCTGTACATACTTTTGTGTCATTATTTCTCAAATCCACTGATGTAGACTTCAATGGCGGATTGTTTTTTACAGCTGCGGCAATTGCTAGTTTTAGTATCAGGGTATTTGCTGGTAAGGCAAGCGATCGCTTCGGTCGTGGTTTATTTATTACTTTTGGTATTTTTTGCTACGTTTTAGCGTTAATACTGCTGTGGCAGGCTAACAGCGCGATGTTTTTCTTACTGGCTGCGAATCGCTGAAGGTGCTGGTGGTGGTACACTCATCTCCATGATGATCACCATGATGGCAGACCGCTCTCAGCCGCAAGAACGGGGGCAAATTTTTGCTATATGTATAGCTGGACTTGACCTGGGAATTGCGATCGCTGCTCCTCTTCTGGGTATCATCGCCGAACTTGTAGGCTACCGCGATATGTTCGGCTATGGTGCTGCGATGACTTCTCTTGCACTTGTCCTCTTCCTCACCCAGTCGAGCAAAAACCTATCCAACTCCTTCCGCTTTGCACTAGGTCTAGCTCCAGATGCTTATGCCTTGAAAAAATTAAAAGTTAGGAGTGAAGAAATTTAACTCATCACTCCTAACTTTCAACTCTTAACTTTCAAATACGGGCGAGGAGGGATTCGAACCCCCGACACCGTGGTCCGTAGCCACGTGCTCTAGTCCACTGAGCTACACACCCCCACTGACAACTTATATTAACACGTTCTAACTAAATGGCGCAAGATAATTTTCCATCTAATTTTGCCAACTTAACCCATCTAGATCAACACGGACAAGCGCAAATGGTAGACGTGTCTGATAAAGCACCCACCATCCGCCAAGCAGTAGCTGCTGCTAATGTGCGAATGCTGCCAACAACCTTCGCTGCTATTCAAGCCGGAAATGTCCCAAAAGGTGATGTGTTAGCAACTGCAAGATTGGCTGGGATTATGGCAGCCAAGCAAACAGCCACTTTAATTCCTCTGTGTCATCCCTTGCCTTTGCAAAAAATTGCAGTCGAAATTATACCCGATCCCCAACTACCGGGTTATCAAATTCAAGCCACAATCAAAACTAAAGCTGAAACTGGTGTAGAGATGGAAGCTTTAACTGCCGTTTCTGTGGCTGCACTAACTTTATACGATATGGCAAAAGCTTTAGAGAAGTCGATTCAAATTGAATCGATTCGTTTAATAAGTAAGAGTGGCGGGAAATCAGGAGATTATTTGCCGCCAGAGTAATAAGCTTTTTGGGAATTGGGAATTGGGAATTGGGAATTGGGAATTGGTTATTAATTCTTCTCCTTTATCCCCAATATTCACTCACGGGAGATTATCAGGATCAATGCCGAGATTACGCAAAATATGCTGCTAACTGTTCAGCGCGTTGACGTTCTTGTTCTAGCAATAACTCAGCCTGTTCAGCCCGTTGATTGAGTTCCAGAGAATTCAAAAATCTCTGTCCATCTGGACGGTAAATTACTAACTCCCCAAGCCCAGTTTGAAATCTAATTCCCAAACGGGGACTGATCCAACTATCCATTTGCCATAGCTTATTCAAATGGTTGTTTTGCCGCAACCAGCCATCTAGTTGAAAACTTTCAGGGTCATATAAATAGTATTCTTCAACACCATAAGTATCGTAAAACTCCAGCTTGCGCTCCATCTCCTTGGTATCATTACTATAAGAAAGAATCTCAAAGACTACTTGCGGCGGAATATTATCTTCTTGCCACTGACGATAGGAACGGCGTTTTCCCTTGGATCTACCGAAAACAACCATTACATCAGGTGCAGTTGGTGTAATCAGCCGAGAACGGACTGGATACCAAAGTAAATCTCCCGCAATCAAAATATTGTCATTATTAGCAAACAGAATCTCTAAATTCTCCTTAATCAGGACAATCCAACGATACTGTTCTGTATTGTCTGCCATTGGTTTGCCGTCACTATCTGGATAGAGGAGATCGGGGTCTATTTGCTCAAAGATGGTCATTTGATTTAACCCAGTGGCTCTTGACTTACATTCAATTATGACTGGCAATTCAATTATGACTGCTTATAAGGGTCTAATAGCAACCGTTGCCACAAAAACCTTAGAATAAATAGGGTGTATTTAAATCTGTAACAAATATTTATGCCTCCTCGTTGGCCTCGCAAACCCGATCGCAAAGACGCTGATTATCGTAAAATCGATGACCGGATGAATTTTGCTGTGCATGTAGCGATCGCTGCTACGATTAACTCTGGCTTATGGTTTTTCCACATTTTGAAAGACACTAGCTGGGAGTGGCTGCCTTTAGTAACGTTAAGTTGGACGGGGATAGTTTTAGCGCATCTGATTTATATTAGTGCGATCGCTAACTACACCGAAACTCCCTCAAAATCCACCTGAAGATGGATTACTCATGCTGGGGCGATTGTAACCTCTGGTAGTAGGATTAGGCTGTTAATTGAGCCATAATGTAAAAAAGCCTGAGATTTCGCACTTTTTCTTAATGTAGGGTTATTTTTATGGCTAAGACTAATACCACAGAACTACTAGAAGCCCTAGCAGCTGAGATTGGCGAAAACGTCTATATAGACGTTGCCAAATGGCATCTTTATTTATCTAATGCCAAACTGCATACAGTTGTTGCCGAGCAACTGTATCCTTTAATTACTTCTAATACTGTAAATGAAGACCGAGTTTTACAAGTGTTGGGAGCAATTCCAATAAAAATTGGTGGCGGGAAACGTGAAGTTCCTTTAATCGATTTACTACCTCTGCAATGCCAAGTCACTTTAGTAGATATTTTGGAAAAATATCAACGTGATTTCTAGTTGCTAAAACCAAGATTATATTACTTGGACAATTTTATTAATTAGCATTTCCTGATTCGAGTTTCACTCCTGAATTAGGTAATGCTGTGGTTTGACAAATCTATAAAAATTAATATAGATACACATAGATGAATCTCGTGTAATTTCTGTGTGGATATCTAATAAAAATTTCCTTTAACAATTAAGGAATCTCCGCGTTCAAAATCAGTTTAGATTTAAGCGAGTTGATCTTCAAACTCGCTTTGAACTTTCATGCAAACTCATTGAGGCAATTTCTATGCTTTTACAAGTCAAAGATAGTGGTGAATTGGTAAAGATTGTTGAAATTCAGGAATTAATTGACCCGAATAATGATGTTGTTCACGGAAAAGACCAAGAAGGTCAAGAAGAACAGCAACCTGAAACTTTTAAAAAAGAAAATCTCATTTTCCCTTCAGGTGAAGTTTTACCACGCTGTTGGTTAGATGCCGACTATAGACACGACAACGGTTAATGATTAATTAATAGGGTAGCACAGATGTGCTACCTTACTAAGTGCCATACTATGATGCAGCTTTTTCTTATATTGTCACCGTTTCATTCTGCTGAGAATTGGGAAAAAATGCCTTAGTAATCCAGTCAGTCAAAATGTGAGACAGTAATCCCATAGGGCCAGCAAACAAACACAGCGCAAGAGAATGAATTGTCCAAACACCTGTTTTTTGCCCTTCCCAATAAACCCAGCGACCGACGAATAAATCCATCACTAAAAAATGAATCCAACCTGTTGCAGCAGCCGATTCATCTGCAAAAAATTTAGCGATATCAGCTAATTGGGGATTCGATAAAGCTTGGGCATTTTCTGGGGTAATACTGCTGATAAACAAATACAAATATGCCCCAGCTAACAGCACAAATGGCAAATATGATGACATTATCTGCCGTGTAACTTTCCAGTTTGGCAATAAAATCATCAACGCCCAAAAGGGTAATACAAAAAGATTGGCGGCATTAAAAAGTTGAGAGATCGTCATATTTTTGTAAAGTGAAAAACATTTCAGTTATTATATGTTTTAAATTAACTAATTATTCATAAATCGTAACTCTCAAAATATAGAAACCCGACTTTTTTGAGAAGTCGGGTTTCTGGGTATACTTATAAAGCTACAAGTTGCGATTCGATTTCTGAAGACTTCAAATCACGTCCAATAAAAACTAAGCGGGTTTGCCTAGGCTCTTCGGGTTTCCAGGGGCGATCGTAAAATTTATCAAATCGGGTTCCTACGCCTTGCATCACCAAACGCATTGATTTATTTGGCACTGCCACAAAGCCTTTAATTCGGTAAATTTCTTGTTGTTGTGCTAATTTCTCTAACTGTTGTTGCAGCTTTTCTGGATCAAAGGTACGATCCAAAACTAAATTAGTTGAGATAATTTCTTCGTCGTGATTGTGGTCTTCTTCAGTATCGTGATGACTGGGACGAGAATCTAAATTGTCTTCAACTGCGGCTTGAAATCCTAATAATATAGATGCATCTAGTTGAGAATTATCGCTCTCGACAATCTTCACCACTCTGGGTAACTCTTGCTTAATCAATTCTTCAACTCTGGCTTTTGTCTCGGCATCCACCAAGTCAATTTTATTCAACACCACTAAGTCTGCACAAGCAAGTTGGTCTTCAAACAGTTCTTGCAAGGGTGTTTCGTGTTCTAGATTATCATCAGCTTGTCGCTGGGCTGCGATCGCATCTGGATTGCTAGCAAATGTCCCCGCCGCTACGGCGGCACAATCTACCACGGTAATCACCGCATCCACAGTGGCGGCGTTGCGAATTTCTTGCCAGCGAAAAGCCTTCACCAATGGTTTTGGTAACGCTAAACCAGAGGTTTCAATCAAAATGCAGTCGATGCTATCTCGCCGCTTGATTAACTCTTGCATCGTCGGGTAAAACTCTTCCTGCACGGTGCAGCATAAGCAGCCGTTGGTTAATTCAAAGATATTAGTGTCGCCCTCACCATCTTCTGGGCAAACTTGACAAGATTTTAACAATTCGCCATCAATACCGAGTTCGCCAAATTCATTGACTAAAACGGCAATGCGGCGGCCTTGGTTGTTTTGTAGCAGGTGGCGAATTAGGCTGGTTTTTCCACTACCTAAGAAGCCTGTAATCACTGTGACAGGAATTTTCGTTGCCATATTTTTGCCTGATTGACTCAGTATAAGAAGTTTTACGGGTTACAAACTTAAATACTGAGATTAAGCTTGGTTTGAAGATTGACTTAGTTATTTTACAGCTATTTTCAGGTAAATAGACCATGCGTAGGGGCGCAAGACCTTACCCCCTACAACAGATGTGGTTCAAATAAATGAAAACTGCTGTAAGTTGAAAATTTATCGAACAGAATTCAGGAGTCAGGAGTCAGAATTCATTCTGAATTCTGTATGACTGGCGGATAGCGCAGCGTATACCCTTCGGGATGCTTCGCTTAGAGCGAGTATTCGAGCGTCGCGTCTGAATAATCGGAGTTTTTGCACCCCCACCAAATTGAAAATTTGGTGGTCTTCAATTCCTGCGCGGTCTGAATCCCCGACTGATAGCGTTCGCTTTTAGCGTCTCTAAGAGTTGCGTTAGCGAGTCTTCTCCCAAGGGGAGACGCCAAAGGCGAACGAGCGTCTTGATTCTGACTCCTGTTAGCGGTAGCGGGGCGTTTAGCCCATTCTGACTTCTGAATTCTTCTTCAAGCACAATCCCAAAACATTGGTGTTAATAACTAACTGCTAACTCTTAAAAATAATTGAGGGGCAATCTCCCCATGCTTGCTTTCACCAACAGAAAGCAGTCACAAGGCGATCGCCCCTAAATATTTTGAGCGTTAATCGCTCTTTCTCCAGAAACACCTATTAATTATCTTTCATTAGGCTATCGGGACTTAGATTCCACACACCAAACTCCGCAATCTCAACACAGTTACTCAGCAGTGACGAGTTCAGTACTGCCGCGTGTACGACGTCGTGTAAGGCTGTTGTACACCATTACACCGATTGCCTTGACTAAATTGCCTTCCAATTCTTGGAACATCTTCATGTTTACGCCAAAGGCAGCGTTAGCTTCATCAACGATGCGATCGGTTGTAGCTTCGTCAAGGGGTAATTCATCCACAATTTGCCGATATTTCGCTTTAAATGCCTTCTCATCAGGAATTTCTGGAAACTCATAAAAAGCTGTTCCTTGCCCATCAGACAAATTCATCGCCGTTACAGCAATATTTTTGAGAATTTGTCCCCCAGATAAATCGCCCAAGTAACGAGTATATGAATGAGCAATTAACAGTTCGGGTTCTGTAGCAGATATTTCTCGGATACGCTTTACATAAGCTTCACCTGCGGGAGATAGCTTAATTTGCTCTCTCCAGTTAGCACCAAAGTAATAACTCAGGTCTTGCTCTAGGGTATACTTGCGGTTTAGCTGAGGAAAGTTAATTTTAGAAAGAATTGGGTGCTGGCGGTGCTTTTCCATTTCTTCTTCCATCGCTGAGTAGACGAAGTAGAAGTTAGCAACAAGTTTCCGGTAAGAGTTTTTCTCGACTACTCCTCTTAAAAAGCACTTGACAAAACCTACATTTTCTGCCATTGTGTGGGCTTTCTTAGTGCCTACACGTAATTTGGTTGCTAAATTGCTGCTCATGCTAAATTTCTCAACTTTAAAAAGTTAACTGCCGGAGTTTTAATTCACTAACGGCTAAAAAAGCCATTAAAACGTTACCTTAAAACTATTTGATGAGAATTTATATTAAAA encodes the following:
- a CDS encoding glycosyltransferase family 2 protein, which encodes MRSGLVEQGVMGENGAISAIVPDVSVVVPIHNEVESLPLLLEAIASTLSSSQVNYEIICVDDGSTDGSGDFLKKEAQIRTDLKAVILRRNYGQTAAMAAGFYYAVGKAIVTLDADLQNDPADIPMLLAKLDEGYDLVSGWRQKRQDGAVNRLLPSKIANWLIRNTTSVNIHDYGCSLKAYRAELLADMNLYGELHRFLPALAYIEGARITEMPVRHHARRFGQSKYGIWRTFRVLMDLLTILFMKKFLTRPMHVFGLLGLISMFSGTAIGIYLTFVKLALGEMIGNRPLLILAVLLLVTGVQLFCFGLLAELLMRTYHESQGRPIYRVREVVAKNVK
- the moaC gene encoding cyclic pyranopterin monophosphate synthase MoaC, with amino-acid sequence MAQDNFPSNFANLTHLDQHGQAQMVDVSDKAPTIRQAVAAANVRMLPTTFAAIQAGNVPKGDVLATARLAGIMAAKQTATLIPLCHPLPLQKIAVEIIPDPQLPGYQIQATIKTKAETGVEMEALTAVSVAALTLYDMAKALEKSIQIESIRLISKSGGKSGDYLPPE
- a CDS encoding Uma2 family endonuclease → MPVIIECKSRATGLNQMTIFEQIDPDLLYPDSDGKPMADNTEQYRWIVLIKENLEILFANNDNILIAGDLLWYPVRSRLITPTAPDVMVVFGRSKGKRRSYRQWQEDNIPPQVVFEILSYSNDTKEMERKLEFYDTYGVEEYYLYDPESFQLDGWLRQNNHLNKLWQMDSWISPRLGIRFQTGLGELVIYRPDGQRFLNSLELNQRAEQAELLLEQERQRAEQLAAYFA
- a CDS encoding DUF3181 family protein; translation: MAKTNTTELLEALAAEIGENVYIDVAKWHLYLSNAKLHTVVAEQLYPLITSNTVNEDRVLQVLGAIPIKIGGGKREVPLIDLLPLQCQVTLVDILEKYQRDF
- a CDS encoding acetyltransferase produces the protein MLLQVKDSGELVKIVEIQELIDPNNDVVHGKDQEGQEEQQPETFKKENLIFPSGEVLPRCWLDADYRHDNG
- a CDS encoding ABA4-like family protein, translated to MTISQLFNAANLFVLPFWALMILLPNWKVTRQIMSSYLPFVLLAGAYLYLFISSITPENAQALSNPQLADIAKFFADESAAATGWIHFLVMDLFVGRWVYWEGQKTGVWTIHSLALCLFAGPMGLLSHILTDWITKAFFPNSQQNETVTI
- the cobW gene encoding cobalamin biosynthesis protein CobW; translation: MATKIPVTVITGFLGSGKTSLIRHLLQNNQGRRIAVLVNEFGELGIDGELLKSCQVCPEDGEGDTNIFELTNGCLCCTVQEEFYPTMQELIKRRDSIDCILIETSGLALPKPLVKAFRWQEIRNAATVDAVITVVDCAAVAAGTFASNPDAIAAQRQADDNLEHETPLQELFEDQLACADLVVLNKIDLVDAETKARVEELIKQELPRVVKIVESDNSQLDASILLGFQAAVEDNLDSRPSHHDTEEDHNHDEEIISTNLVLDRTFDPEKLQQQLEKLAQQQEIYRIKGFVAVPNKSMRLVMQGVGTRFDKFYDRPWKPEEPRQTRLVFIGRDLKSSEIESQLVAL
- a CDS encoding biliverdin-producing heme oxygenase, whose translation is MSSNLATKLRVGTKKAHTMAENVGFVKCFLRGVVEKNSYRKLVANFYFVYSAMEEEMEKHRQHPILSKINFPQLNRKYTLEQDLSYYFGANWREQIKLSPAGEAYVKRIREISATEPELLIAHSYTRYLGDLSGGQILKNIAVTAMNLSDGQGTAFYEFPEIPDEKAFKAKYRQIVDELPLDEATTDRIVDEANAAFGVNMKMFQELEGNLVKAIGVMVYNSLTRRRTRGSTELVTAE